Proteins encoded together in one Bacteroides ovatus window:
- a CDS encoding L-threonylcarbamoyladenylate synthase, giving the protein MLLKLYDKNNNPQDLQRIIDILNDGGLIIYPTDTMYAIGCHGLKERAIERICRIKEIDPRKNNLSIICYDLSSISEYAKVDNNIFKLMKHNLPGPFTFILNGTNRLPKIFRNRKEVGIRMPDNNIIREIARLLDAPIMTTTLPYEEHEDLEYMTDPELIDEKFGDIVDLVIDGGIGGIEPSTVVKCTDDELEIIRQGKGWLEEV; this is encoded by the coding sequence ATGCTTCTGAAGCTATATGACAAAAATAATAACCCGCAGGATTTACAACGAATCATCGACATCCTGAATGACGGCGGACTGATTATCTATCCCACTGATACGATGTACGCCATCGGCTGTCATGGTTTGAAGGAACGTGCTATAGAACGGATATGCCGGATCAAAGAGATAGACCCTAGAAAGAACAATCTGTCTATCATCTGTTATGACTTGAGTAGCATCAGCGAATATGCGAAAGTAGACAATAATATATTCAAGCTGATGAAGCATAATCTTCCAGGGCCATTCACCTTTATTTTGAACGGAACCAACCGGTTACCCAAAATCTTCCGCAACCGGAAAGAAGTGGGTATCCGTATGCCGGATAATAATATCATCCGCGAAATCGCACGCCTGCTGGATGCTCCCATTATGACGACCACTCTGCCCTACGAAGAGCATGAGGACTTGGAATATATGACAGATCCCGAACTGATAGATGAGAAGTTCGGTGACATTGTCGATCTGGTCATTGACGGAGGTATCGGAGGTATAGAACCTTCCACTGTAGTGAAATGTACCGACGACGAACTGGAAATCATCCGGCAAGGGAAAGGCTGGCTGGAAGAGGTATAA
- a CDS encoding AsmA-like C-terminal region-containing protein, which yields MKKGLKIAAITVGVIIILMFLLPFAFQGKIADIVKTEGNKMLNAQFDFKNLNISLFRNFPQASVTLEDFWLKGTGEFANDTLVQAGEVTAAVNLFSLFGDSGYDISKIFIEDTRLHAIVLPDGRANWDIMKPDTTATAEAPVSEEEASSPFKVKLQRFVIKNMNLIYDDQQGKMYADIRDFNAVCAGDLGSDRTTLKLEAETKSLTYKMNGIPFLANANISATMDVDADLANNKYTLKDNTIRLNAIQAGIDGWVALKDPAIDMDLKLNTNDIGFKEILSLIPAIYATEFSSLKTDGTATLTATAKGILQGDTVPAFNIDMQVKNAMFRYPALLAGVDQINISANVQNPGGNIDLTTVNINPFSFRLAGNPFSLTANVKTPISDPDFKAEAKGILNLGMIKQVYPLGDMELNGTIDADMQMSGRLSYIEKEEYERMQASGTIGLTGMKLKMKDMPDVEIKKSLFTFTPKYLQLSETTVNIGKNDITADSRFENYIGYALKGTTLKGNLNIRSNYFNLNDFMAASADEATASETASTDSVATAATGIMEVPRNIDFQMDANLKQVLFDKMSFNNMNGKLVVKDGKVDMKNLSMNTMGGNVVMNGYYSTANVKKPEMKAGFKLSNIGFAQAYKELDMVQKMAPIFENLKGNFSGSINILTDLDATMSPVLNTMQGDGSLSTRDLSLSGVKAIDEIADAVKQPSLKDMKVKDMTLDFTIKDGRVETKPFDIKMGDYTLNLSGSTGLDQTIDYSGKVKLPTSVGNISKLMTLDLKIGGSFTSPKVSVDTKSMANQAVEAVADEAISKLGQKLGLDSAATANKDSIKQKVTEKAAEKALDFLKKKLK from the coding sequence ATGAAAAAAGGTTTGAAAATCGCAGCTATCACAGTAGGAGTCATCATCATTCTGATGTTCCTTCTTCCTTTCGCCTTCCAGGGAAAGATAGCCGACATTGTAAAAACAGAAGGCAACAAGATGCTTAATGCACAATTTGACTTTAAGAACCTTAACATTAGCCTGTTCCGTAACTTTCCACAGGCTTCTGTCACTCTCGAGGATTTCTGGTTAAAAGGTACTGGTGAATTTGCCAACGACACCCTTGTACAGGCCGGAGAAGTTACTGCCGCAGTCAACTTATTCTCTCTTTTCGGAGATAGCGGTTACGATATTTCTAAAATATTTATTGAAGATACACGTTTACATGCCATTGTATTGCCGGACGGACGTGCCAACTGGGATATTATGAAACCGGATACAACAGCAACAGCCGAAGCTCCTGTTTCAGAAGAAGAAGCATCTTCTCCTTTCAAAGTGAAGCTACAACGCTTTGTTATCAAAAACATGAACCTGATTTATGACGATCAACAAGGGAAGATGTATGCTGATATCCGCGACTTTAACGCAGTCTGCGCCGGAGACTTAGGAAGTGACCGCACTACTCTGAAGTTGGAAGCGGAAACCAAATCACTTACTTACAAGATGAATGGAATCCCTTTCCTGGCCAATGCCAATATCTCCGCAACAATGGATGTGGATGCCGACCTTGCCAATAACAAATACACATTAAAAGACAACACCATCCGCCTCAACGCCATTCAGGCAGGTATCGACGGTTGGGTAGCCTTGAAAGATCCGGCTATCGACATGGACTTGAAACTTAACACGAACGATATCGGGTTTAAGGAAATCTTGTCACTGATTCCAGCCATTTATGCAACGGAATTCTCCAGTCTGAAAACAGACGGAACCGCTACGCTTACTGCAACGGCCAAAGGTATCTTGCAAGGCGACACCGTTCCTGCATTCAACATTGATATGCAAGTCAAGAATGCCATGTTCCGCTATCCGGCTTTACTGGCAGGAGTGGATCAAATCAATATCAGTGCCAACGTCCAGAACCCGGGAGGAAATATCGACCTGACGACGGTCAATATCAATCCTTTCAGTTTCCGTCTTGCCGGAAATCCGTTTAGCCTGACGGCTAATGTAAAAACACCGATCAGCGATCCGGACTTTAAAGCTGAAGCTAAAGGGATTCTCAATTTAGGTATGATAAAACAAGTCTATCCACTTGGAGATATGGAGTTGAACGGTACCATTGACGCCGATATGCAAATGTCAGGACGCCTTTCCTATATCGAAAAAGAGGAATACGAACGTATGCAAGCTTCAGGTACTATCGGACTGACGGGTATGAAACTCAAAATGAAAGATATGCCGGACGTAGAAATCAAGAAGTCTCTCTTCACTTTCACCCCGAAATACCTCCAGTTGAGCGAGACAACCGTCAACATCGGAAAGAATGATATCACAGCCGACAGTCGGTTTGAAAACTATATCGGTTACGCATTGAAAGGTACTACATTGAAAGGAAACCTGAATATTCGTTCCAACTATTTCAATCTGAACGACTTCATGGCCGCTTCTGCGGATGAAGCGACTGCATCAGAAACTGCGTCTACCGACTCCGTAGCTACAGCTGCCACGGGTATTATGGAAGTTCCCCGCAACATCGACTTCCAAATGGACGCTAACCTGAAACAGGTGTTATTCGATAAGATGTCTTTCAATAATATGAACGGCAAGCTTGTGGTAAAAGATGGCAAAGTGGATATGAAAAACCTCTCCATGAACACCATGGGTGGCAACGTGGTCATGAACGGCTACTACTCCACTGCCAACGTAAAGAAGCCGGAAATGAAAGCCGGATTCAAACTCTCCAATATCGGTTTCGCACAAGCTTACAAAGAATTGGACATGGTGCAGAAGATGGCTCCTATCTTCGAAAACCTGAAAGGTAATTTCTCCGGAAGTATTAATATACTGACAGATTTGGATGCAACCATGAGCCCTGTACTGAATACAATGCAAGGTGATGGCAGCCTTTCCACCCGTGATCTTAGTTTGAGCGGAGTGAAAGCAATCGACGAAATAGCCGATGCCGTTAAACAGCCAAGTCTGAAAGACATGAAGGTGAAAGATATGACACTGGATTTCACCATCAAAGACGGACGCGTAGAAACCAAACCGTTCGATATCAAGATGGGAGACTACACATTGAATCTTTCCGGTAGCACAGGCCTCGATCAAACCATCGACTACTCCGGAAAAGTGAAGTTGCCGACATCTGTAGGCAATATCTCTAAACTAATGACTCTTGACTTGAAGATCGGAGGTTCATTTACCTCTCCGAAAGTCAGCGTCGATACTAAAAGCATGGCCAATCAAGCTGTCGAGGCTGTAGCCGATGAAGCTATCAGCAAACTCGGACAGAAACTGGGACTGGACTCTGCCGCTACCGCCAATAAGGATTCAATCAAACAAAAGGTGACAGAGAAAGCAGCAGAAAAGGCACTGGATTTCTTAAAAAAGAAACTCAAATAA
- a CDS encoding tetratricopeptide repeat protein, translating to MSVDTNNAAFQDALNLIQYTRQSVFLTGKAGTGKSTFLRYVCENTKKKHVVLAPTGIAAINAGGSTMHSFFKLPFYPLLPDDPNLSLQRGRIHEFFKYTKPHRKLLEQIELVIIDEISMVRADIIDAIDRILRVYSHNLREPFGGKQLLLVGDVFQLEPVVKNDEREILNRFYPTPYFFSARVFGQIDLVSIELQKVYRQTDPVFVGVLDHIRNNTAGAADLQLLNTRYGSQIEESEADMYITLATRRDTVDSINEKKLAELPGDPITFEGVIEGDFPESSLPTSQELVLKPGAQIIFIKNDFDRRWVNGTIGVIAGIDEEEETIYVITDDGKECDVKRESWRNIRYRYNEKTKEIEEEVLGSFTQYPIRLAWAITVHKSQGLTFSRVVIDFTGGVFAGGQAYVALSRCTSLDGIQLKKPINRADVFVRPEIVNFAGRFNDRQAIDKALKQAQADVQYAAASRAFDKGDMEECLEQFFRAIHSRYDIEKSVPRRFIRRKLGVINTLKEQNKKLKEQMREQQERLRQYAHEYLLMGNECITQAHDSRAALANYDKALSLDPNYVDAWIRKGITLFNNKEYFDAENCFNTAVTLYPANFKAVYNRGKLRLKTENTEGAIADLNKATSLKPEHAGAHELFGDALLKVGKEGEAALQWRIAEELRKKK from the coding sequence ATGAGCGTAGACACCAATAACGCAGCGTTTCAAGACGCCCTGAACCTGATTCAATATACGCGTCAATCGGTTTTCCTGACCGGGAAAGCGGGTACAGGGAAATCTACATTCCTGCGTTACGTCTGCGAAAATACCAAAAAGAAACACGTTGTACTCGCCCCGACAGGCATCGCTGCTATCAATGCCGGAGGAAGTACGATGCATAGTTTCTTCAAACTCCCTTTCTATCCGCTGCTGCCGGATGACCCGAACTTGAGTCTCCAGCGTGGTCGTATCCATGAATTTTTCAAATACACCAAGCCTCACCGGAAGCTGTTGGAACAAATAGAACTGGTCATCATCGACGAGATTTCAATGGTAAGGGCGGATATCATTGATGCCATCGACCGAATCCTACGTGTATACTCTCATAATCTGCGCGAACCTTTCGGAGGAAAACAACTGTTATTGGTAGGCGACGTATTCCAACTGGAGCCCGTCGTAAAAAACGACGAACGGGAAATATTGAACCGCTTCTATCCTACACCCTATTTTTTCTCTGCCAGAGTATTCGGCCAGATAGACCTGGTATCCATCGAACTTCAAAAGGTATACCGCCAAACAGACCCCGTTTTTGTCGGCGTCCTCGACCATATCCGGAACAATACAGCCGGAGCGGCTGATCTGCAACTACTGAACACCCGTTATGGAAGCCAGATAGAAGAATCGGAAGCTGATATGTATATCACTCTGGCCACCCGTAGAGACACGGTAGACTCTATCAACGAAAAGAAACTGGCGGAACTTCCCGGAGACCCAATTACTTTTGAAGGAGTCATCGAAGGAGATTTCCCCGAAAGCAGTCTACCCACCTCACAAGAGCTCGTACTGAAACCCGGTGCACAAATCATCTTTATTAAAAATGATTTCGACCGCAGGTGGGTAAACGGTACCATTGGTGTCATTGCCGGAATTGATGAGGAAGAAGAAACCATCTACGTTATCACCGACGATGGAAAAGAATGTGACGTAAAGCGTGAATCATGGCGCAATATCCGTTATCGCTACAACGAAAAGACAAAAGAAATAGAAGAAGAAGTCTTAGGTAGCTTCACACAATATCCCATTCGGTTAGCTTGGGCCATCACTGTCCATAAGAGTCAGGGACTGACTTTCAGCCGTGTAGTCATCGACTTCACAGGTGGTGTATTTGCAGGTGGACAAGCATACGTGGCACTAAGCCGCTGTACCTCACTGGACGGTATTCAGCTCAAAAAGCCTATTAACCGTGCTGACGTCTTCGTCCGCCCCGAAATCGTAAACTTTGCCGGACGTTTCAACGACCGGCAGGCTATCGACAAAGCTCTGAAACAAGCGCAGGCCGACGTGCAATACGCTGCTGCTTCACGCGCTTTCGACAAAGGAGACATGGAGGAATGTCTGGAACAGTTTTTCCGCGCCATTCATTCCCGCTATGATATTGAGAAATCTGTTCCCCGCCGTTTTATCCGACGTAAACTTGGTGTCATAAACACCTTGAAAGAGCAGAATAAGAAACTCAAAGAGCAAATGCGCGAACAGCAGGAACGCCTCCGCCAATATGCTCACGAATATCTATTAATGGGTAACGAATGTATCACCCAGGCACACGACTCACGTGCCGCCCTCGCCAACTACGACAAGGCACTTAGTCTCGACCCTAATTATGTGGATGCCTGGATACGCAAAGGAATCACTCTCTTCAACAACAAAGAGTATTTCGATGCTGAAAACTGCTTCAACACTGCAGTCACCCTCTATCCGGCAAACTTTAAAGCTGTCTATAACCGTGGAAAGCTCCGGCTAAAAACAGAAAACACAGAAGGTGCCATTGCCGACCTGAACAAGGCCACTAGCCTGAAACCGGAACATGCCGGTGCACACGAACTCTTCGGAGACGCTCTGTTGAAAGTCGGGAAAGAAGGAGAAGCCGCCTTACAATGGAGAATTGCAGAAGAACTTAGAAAGAAAAAATAG
- a CDS encoding Cof-type HAD-IIB family hydrolase, with protein MTKALFFDIDGTLVSFETHRIPSSTIEALEAARAKGLKIFIATGRPKAIINNLSELQDRNLIDGYITMNGAYCFVGEQVIYKSAIPQDEVKAMGDFCEKKGVPCIFVEEHNISVCQPNDMVKKIFYDFLHVNVIPTVSFEEATSKEVIQMTPFITEEEEKEIRPSIPTCEIGRWYPAFADVTAKGDTKQKGIDEIIRYFDIKLEDTMAFGDGGNDISMLRHAAIGVAMGQAKEDVKAAADYVTAPIDEDGISKAMKHFGII; from the coding sequence ATGACGAAAGCATTATTTTTTGATATAGACGGAACATTGGTCAGTTTTGAAACTCACCGCATCCCGTCGTCTACCATTGAGGCACTGGAAGCCGCCCGTGCAAAAGGACTGAAGATATTTATCGCTACGGGACGTCCGAAAGCCATTATCAACAACCTCTCCGAATTGCAAGACCGGAATCTGATTGATGGATATATCACCATGAACGGGGCTTACTGCTTTGTCGGGGAACAGGTAATCTATAAAAGTGCCATCCCCCAGGACGAAGTAAAAGCGATGGGAGATTTCTGCGAGAAAAAAGGCGTTCCCTGTATCTTTGTAGAGGAACACAACATTTCCGTTTGCCAGCCCAATGACATGGTGAAAAAGATATTCTATGATTTCCTGCACGTGAATGTGATTCCGACTGTATCTTTCGAGGAGGCAACCAGTAAGGAAGTCATCCAAATGACACCCTTTATCACGGAAGAGGAAGAAAAAGAAATCCGTCCGTCTATTCCTACCTGCGAGATAGGCCGATGGTATCCTGCATTTGCCGATGTGACCGCCAAAGGAGACACCAAGCAAAAGGGCATTGATGAAATAATCCGCTATTTTGATATTAAACTCGAAGATACCATGGCTTTCGGAGACGGAGGAAATGACATCAGCATGCTCCGCCATGCAGCCATCGGAGTAGCCATGGGACAAGCCAAAGAGGATGTGAAAGCCGCTGCCGATTATGTGACAGCTCCCATCGACGAGGATGGCATCAGCAAGGCAATGAAGCATTTTGGTATTATCTGA
- a CDS encoding MalY/PatB family protein, with protein MNYNFDEIINRHGTDSVKWDAVENRWGRNDLIPMWVADMDFRTAPFVIEALKKRLEHEVLGYTFACKEWSESIINWVKERHGWAIREEMLTFTPGIVRGLAFVIHCFTQKGDKIMVMPPVYHPFFLVTQKNEREVVFSPLVLKDEQYYIDFNRFRQDIQGCKLLILSNPHNPGGRVWTKEELSQIADICYESGTLVISDEIHADLTLPPYKHPTFALISEKARMNSLVFMSPSKAFNMPGLASSYAIIENDELRHRFQTYMEASEFSEGHLFAYLSVAAAYSHGTEWLDQVVAYIKGNVDFTETYLKEHIPAIKMIRPQASYLIFLDCRALGLNQEELNRLFVEDAHLALNDGTTFGKEGEGFMRLNVACPRATLEKALKQLEQAVMDLK; from the coding sequence ATGAACTATAATTTTGATGAAATAATAAACCGTCATGGTACAGATTCCGTAAAATGGGATGCAGTAGAGAATCGTTGGGGACGCAATGACCTGATTCCAATGTGGGTAGCTGATATGGATTTCCGCACAGCTCCTTTTGTCATAGAGGCTTTGAAAAAACGCCTGGAGCATGAAGTACTCGGATATACATTTGCTTGCAAAGAATGGTCGGAGTCTATTATTAACTGGGTGAAGGAGCGCCATGGTTGGGCAATCCGTGAAGAGATGTTGACTTTCACTCCCGGTATTGTTCGCGGCTTGGCTTTTGTGATCCACTGCTTTACGCAAAAAGGAGATAAGATAATGGTAATGCCCCCTGTTTATCATCCTTTCTTTTTAGTCACTCAAAAGAATGAACGTGAAGTGGTATTCAGCCCGTTAGTCCTGAAAGATGAACAATATTATATTGATTTCAACCGCTTCCGTCAAGATATTCAAGGATGCAAATTGCTTATTCTAAGCAACCCCCATAACCCGGGTGGACGTGTATGGACCAAAGAGGAACTGTCTCAAATAGCCGACATCTGCTATGAAAGCGGCACATTGGTTATCTCTGACGAGATTCATGCTGACTTAACCCTACCTCCATACAAACATCCTACCTTTGCTTTGATTTCAGAGAAGGCACGGATGAACTCTCTTGTCTTTATGTCTCCCAGCAAGGCATTCAACATGCCGGGATTGGCTAGTTCTTATGCAATTATTGAGAACGACGAACTTCGTCACCGTTTCCAGACATATATGGAAGCAAGCGAGTTTAGCGAAGGACATCTCTTTGCTTATTTAAGTGTAGCAGCTGCTTACAGTCATGGTACAGAATGGCTGGACCAAGTGGTAGCATATATTAAAGGAAATGTGGATTTCACTGAAACGTATTTGAAAGAACATATTCCTGCTATCAAGATGATCCGTCCGCAAGCCTCTTACTTGATCTTTCTGGATTGCCGCGCATTGGGACTCAATCAGGAAGAACTGAACCGTCTTTTTGTAGAAGATGCTCATCTGGCGCTGAATGATGGAACAACATTCGGTAAGGAAGGCGAGGGATTTATGCGGTTGAACGTTGCTTGTCCACGTGCTACGCTGGAAAAAGCATTGAAACAGTTGGAGCAGGCTGTAATGGATTTAAAATAG
- a CDS encoding glycosyl hydrolase → MMNKRQWIVLCLLAAGGVMQAQQWPDTPVEARPGARWWWLGSAVDEKNLTYNLEEYARTGMGAVEITPIYGVQGNDANDIQFLSPHWMEMLKHTQAEGKRTGIEIDMNTGTGWPFGGPEVSIEDAATKAIFQTYEIEGGKEIEQDINVTDPKQQPFSVLSRVMAYDEKGKCINLTAHVKKDKLQWKAPAGKWKVIALYIGKTRQKVKRAAPGGEGYVMNHLSKKAVKNYLSRFDRAFKSSKTSYPHTFFNDSYEVYQADWTDDFLEQFARRRGYKLEEHFPEFLDKNRPEVSRRIVSDYRETISDLLLENFSHQWTDWAHKNGSITRNQAHGSPGNLIDIYASVDIPECEGFGLSQFHIEGLRQDSLTKKNDSDLSMLKYASSAAHIAGKTYTSSETFTWLTEHFRTSLSQCKPDMDLMFVSGVNHMFFHGTPYSPKEAEWPGWLFYASINMSPTNSIWRDAPSFFNYITRCQSFLQMGRPDNDFLIYLPVYDMWNEQPGRLLLFTIHHMDKLAPKFIDAIHRINNSGYDGDYISDNFIRSTRFKDGQLVTSGGTGYKALVVPAAHLMPSDVLTHLYELAKQGATIVFLENYPTDVPGYGQLEQKRQSYQRTLRQLPAVSFSETTVTPIGKGKIITGTDYARTLASCNISPEEMKTKFGLQAIRRVNDTGHHYFISSLQNKGVDGWITLGTNAAAAALFNPMTGECGEAKVRQANGKTQVYLQLKSGESIILQTYQQPLQASKPWKYVKEQPFSLRLDHGWKLHFAESKPEIQGTFDIDRPCSWTHIDHPAAQTNMGTGVYSLDIELPTLQADDWILDLGDVRESARVRINGQEAGCAWAVPYQLKVGQFLKPGKNHIEIEVTNLPANRIAELDRQGVQWRKFKEINIVDLNYRPANYGHWSPLPSGLNSEVRLIPVNVMP, encoded by the coding sequence ATGATGAATAAAAGACAATGGATAGTTCTTTGCCTGCTCGCCGCAGGTGGAGTAATGCAAGCACAACAATGGCCGGACACTCCGGTGGAAGCACGTCCCGGCGCCAGATGGTGGTGGCTGGGAAGTGCCGTAGACGAAAAGAATCTGACGTATAATCTGGAAGAATACGCACGTACCGGAATGGGAGCAGTAGAAATTACTCCTATCTATGGGGTGCAAGGCAATGACGCGAATGATATTCAGTTCCTTTCTCCCCACTGGATGGAAATGCTTAAGCATACACAAGCGGAAGGAAAACGTACGGGTATTGAGATTGATATGAATACCGGAACCGGATGGCCTTTTGGCGGACCTGAAGTTAGTATAGAAGATGCGGCTACCAAGGCTATCTTCCAGACATACGAAATAGAGGGCGGCAAAGAGATTGAACAGGATATTAATGTGACCGATCCCAAGCAACAACCATTTTCTGTACTAAGCCGGGTGATGGCATATGATGAGAAAGGCAAATGTATCAACCTGACTGCTCACGTCAAAAAAGACAAACTGCAATGGAAAGCGCCTGCCGGCAAATGGAAAGTGATCGCTCTTTACATCGGAAAAACAAGGCAGAAAGTGAAACGGGCAGCTCCGGGAGGAGAAGGCTATGTGATGAATCATCTCTCAAAAAAGGCGGTAAAAAATTATCTTTCCCGCTTTGACCGTGCTTTCAAAAGTAGCAAGACAAGTTATCCACATACTTTCTTCAACGATTCATACGAAGTTTATCAAGCTGACTGGACGGATGATTTCCTGGAACAGTTCGCTCGTAGACGGGGGTATAAACTGGAAGAACATTTCCCCGAATTCCTGGATAAAAACCGTCCGGAAGTTAGCAGACGTATCGTGTCGGATTACCGGGAAACCATTTCCGACCTCTTATTGGAGAACTTCAGTCATCAATGGACAGACTGGGCACACAAAAACGGTAGTATCACCCGTAATCAGGCACATGGTTCGCCCGGTAATCTGATTGATATCTATGCTTCCGTGGATATTCCGGAATGTGAAGGTTTCGGACTGTCGCAGTTCCACATCGAAGGATTGCGTCAGGACTCATTGACCAAAAAGAATGATTCGGACCTGTCTATGCTGAAATATGCCTCCTCGGCAGCTCATATTGCAGGAAAAACGTATACTTCTTCCGAGACATTTACATGGCTGACGGAGCATTTCCGTACTTCCCTGTCGCAATGTAAACCGGATATGGATTTGATGTTTGTTTCCGGAGTCAATCACATGTTTTTCCACGGCACTCCGTATTCTCCGAAAGAAGCCGAATGGCCCGGATGGTTGTTCTACGCTTCTATCAATATGAGTCCGACAAACAGTATTTGGCGTGATGCTCCTTCGTTCTTCAACTATATCACCCGTTGCCAGAGCTTTCTGCAAATGGGACGGCCGGATAATGATTTCCTGATTTATCTTCCGGTATATGATATGTGGAATGAACAACCGGGACGATTGTTATTATTCACGATACACCACATGGATAAACTGGCTCCTAAGTTTATCGACGCTATCCATCGCATCAACAACAGCGGGTATGACGGGGATTATATTTCCGATAACTTTATTCGCAGTACACGTTTCAAAGACGGACAGTTGGTTACTTCAGGCGGAACGGGCTACAAAGCATTGGTAGTGCCTGCTGCACACCTAATGCCGAGTGATGTATTGACACATCTTTATGAACTGGCCAAACAGGGAGCTACTATCGTATTCCTCGAAAATTATCCGACAGATGTACCGGGATACGGTCAGTTGGAACAAAAACGCCAAAGTTACCAGCGTACGCTCCGGCAACTTCCGGCTGTTTCTTTCTCGGAAACAACCGTTACTCCAATCGGAAAGGGGAAGATTATCACAGGAACGGATTATGCACGCACATTGGCCAGCTGCAATATTTCTCCCGAAGAAATGAAAACCAAATTCGGACTACAAGCGATCCGAAGAGTGAATGATACGGGACACCACTATTTCATCTCTTCCTTGCAAAATAAAGGAGTGGACGGTTGGATCACATTGGGAACGAATGCAGCCGCAGCCGCTCTCTTCAATCCCATGACCGGAGAATGTGGTGAAGCTAAGGTAAGACAGGCAAACGGAAAAACACAAGTCTATCTGCAATTAAAATCCGGTGAATCGATCATTCTGCAAACATATCAACAACCTTTGCAGGCATCCAAACCGTGGAAGTATGTCAAAGAGCAACCTTTCAGTCTTCGTCTGGATCATGGTTGGAAGTTACACTTCGCCGAAAGCAAACCGGAAATTCAAGGAACATTTGATATAGATCGCCCCTGTTCATGGACCCATATCGATCATCCGGCAGCCCAAACGAACATGGGAACCGGTGTTTATTCCTTAGACATCGAATTGCCGACTTTGCAGGCCGACGACTGGATTCTTGATTTGGGAGATGTACGCGAAAGTGCCCGTGTCCGCATCAACGGACAGGAAGCGGGATGCGCATGGGCAGTGCCTTATCAACTAAAGGTGGGCCAGTTCTTAAAACCCGGAAAAAACCACATCGAGATAGAAGTCACGAATCTCCCTGCGAATCGAATTGCAGAATTAGACAGGCAGGGAGTGCAGTGGCGCAAATTCAAAGAAATCAATATTGTTGATTTGAACTATCGTCCGGCCAATTATGGACATTGGAGTCCATTACCCTCCGGCTTGAATAGTGAGGTACGGCTGATTCCGGTAAATGTGATGCCATAG